From the Comamonas sp. lk genome, the window CTAGCGGTTTCGCGCCGGGTGGCGGCGCCTGGACGGCGGTCTGCAAGCGAGTTTTCTTATCAATTTTCATAGCTACTTGCGCTTATCAATCAACAACTTCAGGCCATTCTCGCTCAAGAACTGCCCGTTTTCGGGTAATCCCTTGCGTCAAAATTACGCAATGCGTACCAAAATTACGCAAATCAAGAATCCGTATTAAAGCGGAACAGCGGACCGGGCGACACCCGAGAAACCCGCAAACACACCACCCTCGCCAAGGAGACATCCGATGAACAAACGCCTTTTTACCGCCTCGGTTCTGGCCACCAGCATGTTGTGGCTGGCCGGCGCACCCACAGCTGCCATAGCGCAGGAGAAATTCCCCAGCAAGAGCGTGCGCTGGATCGTGCCTTACGCGGCAGGCGGCGGCTCGGACTTCCTGGCGCGCGCCATAGGCCAGGCCTGGGGCGGGCAGATCCACCAGCCCATCGTGGTGGATAACCGTCCGGGCGGCAACACCGCCATCGGCGCATCGGAAACTGCCCGTGCCACGGCCGACGGCTACACCATCTTGTCGGCCGACAACGGCACGCTGATCTTCAACCCCGTGCTCTACAAAAGTCTGAGCTACAACCCCGGTAAAGACCTGGCACCGGTCACGCTCATGGGCCGCTTTCCCATGATTTTGGTCGCTGGTCCGGGCGAGAAGGCCAAGACCGCCAAGGAATTCATTGCCGAAGGCAAAGCCAGCAAGGAAGGCATCAACTATGCGTCTGCCGGCGCCGGCAGCCCCCACCATCTGGCCATGGAACTGCTCAAGAGCGAGACCGGCATCAAGCTCACCCACGCCCCCTACCGCGGCGCGGCCCCGGCACTGGCCGATGTAGCCGGCGGCCAGTTGCCCGTGATGATGGTGGACATGGCCGCAGGCGCTGGCTTCATCAAGGGCGGCAAGGTGCGCCCGCTGGCCGTGGCCAATGCTACGCGCCTACCCCAGCTGCCCGATGTACCCACTTTTGCCGAGCTGGGTCTGCCCAATGTGCAGGCCGCAGCCCTGGTCGGCATGGTGGCCCCGGCCAAGACGCCGGCCACGGTGATTGCCGCACTCAACAAGCAGGTCGTGGCTGCCATCAACGAGCCGGCCGTCAAGCAAAAACTGATCGACTTTGGCGTAGAGCCCGTGGGCAACACACCCGAGCAGTTCCAGAGCTTGATCAACAGCGAAAGCACGCGCTGGCAAAAGCTGATCAAGGACCTGAACATCACATTGGATTAAACCTCCACACGCTCCCCGCAGAGGCTGGCGGCAGGCCGCCTCTGCCTTTCCTCAGCCTTCCGTTTCGATGGCTCCAGACCCATCCGCCTGCCTCTTGAATCTGCCTCCTTGAGTGAGATCGCCATGACAGTTTCCGCCCCCGCCCGCTGCCCCATAGATCACAGCCAGTTCACCCAGGCCACGGCCCAGAAAGGCCCGACCGGCTGCCCCATCAGCCACGGTGCGGCTGAGTTCAACCCTTTTGGCGATGCCTACCAGCAGGACCCGCCCGAATATGTGCGCTGGGCGCGCGAGCAGGAGCCGGTGTTCTTCAGCCCGCAGCTGGGCTACTGGGTGGTCGCCCGCTTTGAAGACATCAAGGCCATCTTCCGCGACAACCTCACCTTCAGCCCCTCGATTGCGCTGGAAAAAATCACGCCCACCGGCGATGAAGCCAATGCCGTGCTGGCCAGCTACGGCTTTGCATTGAACCGCACGCTGGTCAACGAGGACGAGCCCGCCCATATGCCGCGCCGCCGGGCGCTGATGGCGCCCTTCACCCCCGAAGAGCTCAAGCATCACGAACCCATGGTGCGCGAGCTGGCCCGCGAGTATGTGGACCGCTTCATCAACGACGGCCGAGCCGATCTGGTCGATCAAATGCTGTGGGAAGTGCCGCTGACGGTGGCCATGCACTTTCTGGGCGTGCCCAAGGACGATATGGACACGCTGCGCCAGTACAGCATTGCCCACACCGTCAACACCTGGGGTCGCCCCAAGCCCGAAGAGCAGGTGGCCGTGGCCCATGCCGTGGGCAATTTCTGGCAGTACGCCGGCAAGGTGCTGGACAAGATGCGCGCCGACCCCGAGGCGCCGGGCTGGATGCAATACGGCATACGCAAGCAGCGCGAGATGCCCGAGGTGGTGACCGACTCCTATCTGCACTCCATGATGATGGCCGGCATCGTCGCCGCACACGAAACCACGGCCAATGCCACGGCCAATGCCATGAAGCTGCTGCTGCAGCACCCCAAGGTGTGGCACGAGATCTGCGCAGACCCTTCGCTGATCGCCAATGCCGTGGAGGAATGTCTGCGCCACAACGGCTCGGTCGCCGCCTGGCGACGCCTGGTCACCCAGGATGCCGTCATTGGCGGTCAAGCCATTCCTGCAGGCTCCAAGCTGCTGATCGTCACCTCCTCGGCCAATCACGATGAACAGCATTTTGTGGACGCCGATTTCTTCGACATCCACCGCGACAATGCCAGCGACCATCTGACATTCGGCTATGGCTCGCACCAGTGCATGGGCAAGAATCTGGCGCGCATGGAAATGCAGATCTTCCTCGAAGAATTCACCCGTCGCCTGCCGCATATGCGCCTGTCCGAGCAGGAATTCAGCTATGTGCCCAACACCTCGTTTCGCGGCCCCGAGCATCTGTGGGTGCAGTGGGATGCGGCGCAGAATCCCGAGCGCAAAGACCCGGCCGTGCTGCAAGCGCAGCAAGCCGTGCGCATTGGCGAATCCTCGGGCAGCGTGAGCCGCTCCATGGTCGTCGCCAGCACCGAGCAGATTTCCCAGGGCGTGCTGCGCGTGCGTCTGAAGGCCCCCGACGGCCGCGATCTGCCGCGCTGGACGCCGGGCTCACATATCGATCTGCAATGCGGCGACACCGGCATCTCCCGCCAATACTCGCTCTGCGGCAGCCCAGACCAGCCCGACAGCTTTGAAGTCGCCGTGCTGCGCGAAGAGCACAGCCGCGGCGGCTCCGAATGGGTGCACACCCAGCTGCAGCCCGGCATGCGCGTGCAGATGCGCGGCCCGCGCAATCACTTCAAGCTCGATGAAAGCGCCGGGCATTTGATCCTGGTCGCCGGCGGCATAGGCATCACGCCGATTGCCAGCATGGCTGCGCGCGCCAAGGCCTTGGGAATTTCATATGAAATCCACTACAGCGGCAGCCAGCGTGCACGCATGGCGCTATTGAAATCATTGCAGGAGCTGCATGGTGATCGGCTGCATGTTTACGTGGGCGAAGAAGGCCGGCGCGCCGATTACCCCCGCCTGCTGGCCATCGCAAAAACCGGCGCCCAGATCTACGCCTGCGGCCCGCAGCGCATGCTGCAAGGCCTGGAACAAGCCAGCAGCCACTGGCCCGAAGACAGCCTGCGTGTGGAGCATTTTTCCTCCGCCCTGGGTGGACTCGATCCGGCCAAGGAGCACGGCTTTGAAGTGGAACTGCGCGAGTCCGGCATCACGCTGCAGGTGCGCAAGGACGAGACCCTGCTGGACGCTCTGCGCAGCGCCAATATCGATGTGGAATGCGATTGCCGCGAAGGCCTGTGCGGTTCCTGCGAAGTCCCCGTGCTTGCCGGCGACATCGACCACCGCGACATGGTGCTGACCCGTTCGGAGCGCGCCGCCTGCACCAAGATGATGAGCTGCTGCTCGCGCGCCAGAACCGCCGAAAGCAAGATCGTCCTGGCCTTGTAATCGATAGCCTGACCGCGCGACGGCCGCTACATGTTCCAGATTCTGGGAGTGCTGCCTTGCAGCCCCCAGAGTTCGGCGCGCCAATGTGCCCAGACCTGCTTCCAGACATTCATCACCGGCTCCACCACCGGCGCCAGGCCGCGCAGCACCAGCATGTGTTCATTGGGCGCCGTCACACCAGCCACCACCGCTTGCCCTGCGCTTGATGCCGAGGTTTGCAGCAGCGCATGGGTACTCTCCAGAAGCATCTCGCGCAGCGGGCGCGAGATAGGCGAGCCGCTGGCAAACACCAGGCTGGCCATGCAGCGCCGCCCCGCCAGGCCCAGGGCCCCATCGAGCAGCAAGCCATCCTGGGCGTTGATCACGCCACGCTCCAGAAAACGGCCCGGCCATTCCAGGTGCTGGGTGAACTGGCCCTGTACATAAGGCTGGTCCGCCAAAGGCAGGCCCAAGGCCGTCACATCCCAGCTCAAAAGCTGTGCGCCTTCGGCCAGCTCGAACTCCAGATGATTGACGGCATCGCAGGCGTTATAGGCAATGGCTTCCAGCGGCAACCACTCCAGACGCGCGCCGGCGGCCAGTTTCAGACGCGTGCGTTGCAGCGCGGGCTTTCCATTGCTTTTGTAAAAGCGCGTGGCACCAGGCGTGGTCACCAGGGCATGCGCGCCGGTGTCCACCTGCACGGCAATATCGAGCACATCGCCGCCGACCAGGCCGCCGGGCGGATGTACCAGCACGTTGTGGCAAATCTCCGAGCCTTCCGGATACAGGCTTTTGAGTACGCGCAGCGGACCATCGTGCGTGAAGTGCACCGAGGTTTTTCGTGCGCCCTCGGAAAGCGTTTGCGAGCTGTAATTCAGCGCAAGCTGCGCGTGCCAAGTCATATCCGTCTCATCCTTCATCGCCTCAGCTGCCTTGTTTTTCACAGCGGTTCAGCCTCATCCGACTCGCGTCGCTTGCGCAGAAACCGGTGCTGAAAACACCTCAGCTCTTTTGCTTGTTAACTCATAGAAAAACGTTCGTTGTTGCAACGCAGCGCAGCTTCTACAGTCTCTCACATGCCATGCCGACCACGGCGCATGGCCCTTGATTTCAGGAGCTGTTTCATGTCTGCCCAAGCGTTTGCACACCAGGCTTTTCACCCCAAGCGGCCGCGCTGGCTGGCCGTCATGGGTGTGGCTTGCTGCGCTCTGTTGGGCGGCATCGCATCGGCACAAAACAGCTCCGCAGCCGCGCCCGTCTGGAAGCCCAGCAAGTCGCCAGAATTCATTGTTCCCAGCGGTGCCGGTGCGGCGCTGGATGTGGCGGCACGCAAGCTCACCGAGCTGCTGGCCAGAGAAGGCCTGTCGCCCAGCTTTGTAGTCAGCAACAAGTCCGGCGCGCACTCCATCTCCGCACTGGAGAGCCTGCACCGCCATGCCGGCGATGCGCATACGCTGATGACGCTCAGCAGCAGCTACGGCAACAGTCTTGCGCAAAATGCCCTGCCCGCCCATCTGCAAAAAGCGACGCCGCTGGTGACCTTGTTCAGAGAATTCACCACCGTGGTGGTGCGCGCGGATTCGCCGATCCGCAATGCGCAGGATCTGGTCGCCCAGCTGCGCCAGGACCCGGAGAAATACTCGATCGGCATTGCCACCACGCTGGGCAATCACATCCATCTTGGCGTGGCCCAACCGCTGCAGCAAGGCGGCGTCAATATCCAGAAGCTGCGCATTGTTCCCTACAAGTCCTCGGCCGAATCCATGACGGCTCTGGTGGGCGGGCATTTGGATGTGGTGTCTGCCACCACACCCAATCTGCTGCCCTATCTGCAGGCAGGCCGGGTGCGCGTGCTGGCCATCGCCGCCGACCAGCGTCTGGAAGGCGCTTTCGCCCAGTCCCCCACATGGAAGGAGCAAGGCATCGACTATGTCAGCGATTCGTTTCAGGGCGTGATGACCACCCCCGCTGCCACCGCACAGCAGCAGACCTACTGGGTCGGCGCGCTGCGCCGCGTCTCCGAGACGCGCGAATGGAAGGACTTTGTGGCACTCAACCAGTGGGAACCCATCTTCCTCGGCCCACAGGAAACGGCCAGCGCCTTGCATACCCAGGTTCAGCGCAACCATGCACTGCTTGCCGAGCTGGGCTTGCTGCCAGCCGCAGCCGTCCACATTGCCAAAGCCCGCTGAAGCGCGAGCATCGAAGAAAGCCTCTCATGAACATGCCCTTGCCCCACGCCCCGTTGCAGCGTCTCGATGAACAGCTGCAGGCGGCCAACACGCTCACGCCCCACGTCAGAGTGGCTCCTCAATCGGCCCATATCGGCGCCTTGATCAGCGGTGTGGTGCTGGAACGCCCTCTCAGTGCGGCGGAGGTGCACACCGTGCGCTCGGCCCTGCTGCGCTGGAAAGTCGTGTTCTTTCGCGATCAGCATCTGACGCACGAACAGCATCTGGCCTTCTCGCGCCAGTTCGGTGAACTCACGCTGGGCCACCCCGTGTTTGGCCATGTGGACGGCCACCCCGAGCTGTACTCGATTGCCAAGCACCGCAAGGCCAACCGCCACAGCGGCCAAGCAGAGCAGCGCCCGTGGACGGGCTGGCATGCCGATGTGACGGCGGCTCACAGCCCGCCTGCAGCCTCCATACTGCGCGGCGTCACCATCCCGCCCTATGGCGGCGACACCCAATGGACCAATCTGGCTGCGGCCTACAACGCGCTGTCTGCGTCGCTGCAGGCTTTTTTGCAGACTCTGCGCGGCGAGCACCGTTTCAGCGCGCCGCAAGGTGCGACGGCATCGGCCGAGTATCTGGAGCTGGTGCGCAACAACACCCTGGTCAGCGAACATCCCCTGATCACCGTCCACCCCGAAACCGGCGAGAAAGTGCTCTACATCAGCCCCGGTTTTCTCAAAACCGTCAGCGGCCTGAACACCCGCGAATCGCGCGTGCTGCTGGAGTTTCTGTGGGAGCACGCCGTCAGCAGCGAGTTCACGGTACGCTTCAAATGGGAGCCGGGCTCGCTGGCCTTCTGGGACAACCGCGCGACGGCACACGTGGCTCCGCAGGATATTTTTGCCCTGGAGTTTGACCGCCAGCTCTATCGCAGCACGCTGGTCGGCAAGATTCCCGTGGGGGCCGACGGCCGCGAATCCACGGCGATTCAGGGCGACCCGGTGCTGGCCGCACATGGCGCCGCGTACTGATATCAAATTTGTCTCCTGCTGAACACTCCGGGGTTTGTAGGTGCCGCTTGCGGCACCTTTTTTTGCCCCGGTCTGGCTTCAGATGGCCACCAGGCTTCGCACATTCTTTTGCTGCATCTCGCTGCCCGGGCCCGAGGCGATCACTTCGCCGCGCTCCATCACCACATAGTGGTCGGCCAGTTCTTCGGCAAAGTCGTAATACTGCTCGCACAGCAAGATGGCCATATCGCCGCGATTGGCCAGCATGCGTATCACCCGGCCTATGTCTTTGATGATGCTGGGCTGAATGCCTTCGGTCGGCTCGTCCAGAATCAGGATCTGCGGCTGCGGCGCCAGCGCGCGGGCAATCGCCAGCTGCTGCTGCTGGCCGCCCGAAAGATCGCCACCGCGACGGTTGAGCATCTGCTTGAGCACGGGAAACAGCTCATACAGCTCACCGGGAACCTTGGTGCGCGCCGAGCAGTAGGACAAGCCCATGCGCAGATTGTCTTGCACCGACAGGCGCGAAAAAATCTCGCGCCCCTGAGGCACATAGCCGATGCCGCTGCGCGCCCGTTCGTAAGGCGTTTTCCTGCCAATGTCGGCGCCCTGCCACTGAATGCTGCCGCTTTTGATGGGCACCAGCCCCATCAAACTTTTGAGCAACGTGGTCTTGCCCACGCCATTGCGGCCCAGCAGCACCGTGACCTTGCCGATCTCGGCGGTGAGGTTCACGTCGCGCAGAATGTGCGAGCCGCCGTAGTACTGGTGCAGATTTTGAACTCTAAGCATATTTGGCCTCTAGCACTTACACATCAAGCGCAAGCAGCTATCTAATTTGATTACTCACAGCAAGCATGGCGTCTGAAACTAGCGCAAGCCGAGCCAGGCAGCCGCGCAAGGGCCGCCCCGCCGTGCTGGCTGCGTCCCCTTCCCCTAGCGCGCAGCGCGTAGAGAGAGGGGGAAGGCGCGAAGCGCCTCAGGGGGTTAACGTCCTAAATACACTTCAATCACGCGCTCGTCGGCCTGCACCTGGGCCAGCGTGCCCTCGGCCAGAACGCTGCCGTCGCAGAGCACCGTGACCTTCTCGCTGATGGTGTCGATAAAGCTCATGTCGTGCTCCACCACCATCAGCGAATGTTTGCCCTTGAGCGTCAGGAACAGCTCGGCAGTACGCACGGTTTCCTCATCGGTCATGCCGGCCGCAGGTTCATCGAGCAGCAGCAGCTTGGGCTCCTGCACCAGCAGCATGCCGATCTCCAGCCACTGCTTCTGGCCGTGGCTCAGCAGCCCCGCCTGCCGCGTCACGCTGCCGGCCAGATGAATGGTGTGCAACACCTCGGCAATGCGATCCTTTTGCGCGCCGCTGAGCTTGAACAGCATGGAGGCCGCAATACCCTTGTGCGTCTTGAGCGCCAGCTCCAGGTTCTCGAACACGCTGAGCTGCTCGAACACCGTGGGCTTCTGAAACTTGCGGCCGATGCCCATGGCCGCAATCTCGGGCTCGCTGTAGCGCAGCAGGTCGATGGTGGAGCCGAAGTACACCGTGCCGCTGTCGGGCCGGGTCTTGCCGGTGATGATGTCCATCATCGTGGTCTTGCCCGCACCATTGGGACCGATGATGCAGCGCAGCTCGCCGGGGGCGATATCGAGGTTCAGGCCGTTGATGGCCTTGAAGCCGTCAAAGCTCACATGCACGCCTTCGAGGTAGAGGATGCGGCCGTGGGTCACATCGACTTCGCCGGCCACCAGGGGCCGCGCCATGCTGGCGCTGCGGCCACCGGATTCCGTGGCGAACACGGCCTGCTGCCGGGCCTGGTAATCGGCCAGGCGCTCTGCGCCTTCCTGCATCAGATCGGGCGTCATGCGCGGGCTCCTTGATTCAATGGAACAGAGGCTTCTGTGGCTGCAGCCTGCGGCTGCGCTGGCGTCTGAGATGGCGACCGGATTTCAGCCGATCCCTGAGCCTGCGCCCTGCGCTTTTCGCGCCACTGCCTGAGCTGTTGCGGCAGGCGAATCAGCCCACCAGGCATGAACAGCGTCACCACGATGAACAGCGCGCCCAGCACATACAGCCAGTACTCTGGAGCCGCTACGGTCAGCCAGCTTTTTCCGCCGTTGACGGCGAACGCGCCGATGATGGGGCCGACCAGGGAAGCACGGCCGCCCACGGCCGTCCACACCGCCATTTCGATGGAGTTGCCCACGCTCATTTCGCTGGGGTTGATGATGCCCACCTGCGGCACGTAGAGCGCGCCGGCCAGGCCGCACATCATGGCCGAGATGACCCAGATCGACAGCTTGTAAGGCAGCGGGTTGTAGCCGCAGAACATGGTGCGGGTTTCGGCATCGCGCACGGCTTGCAACACGCGGCCGTATTTGCTGCGCACCAGCCAGCGCGAGAACAGAAAACAGCCCAGCAGCGCCAGCCCGGACAGTGCAAACAGCAGCACTTGGATGCGCTGTGAAGTCAGCGAAAATCCCAGCAGGCTTTTGAAGCCGGTAAAGCCGTTGTTGCCGCCAAAGCCGGTCTCGTTGCGAAAGAACAGCAGCATGGCCGCATAGGTCAGCGCCTGCGTGATGATGGAGAAATACACGCCCTTGATGCGCGAGCGAAAAGCGAAGTAACCAAACAGTCCTCCAATCAGGCCCGGCACCAGAAACACCAGTAGCACGGTGGCCGCAAAGCTGCCCGACAGTGCCCAATGCCAGGGCAACGTCTTCCAGTCCAGAAAGCCCATGAAGGCCGGCAGCGCATCGGGGCCTGCAGCTTCTCGCATCAGATACATGCCCATCACATAGCCGCCCAGCGCAAAGAACAGGCCGTGGCCCAGACTCAGAATGCCGGTATAGCCCCAGATCAGATCGATGGCCAGCGCGCAAATCGCATAGCACATGAACTTGCCCAGCAGGCCCACCATATAGTCCGAGAGGTGTAGAGCGCTGCCTTCTGGCACCCACAGATTGAGCACCGGAGCCACGGCGCAGATGACGATCAGTGCGACCAGAAAAGCCGTCCAGCCCTTGCGGCTGAGCAGAGGTTCCGGCGCGGGGAGCGGAAGAGTTGGAGCCATTGAATTTGCAGCAGTCATGTCATGCCTCGGCACTGCGGCCCTTCAAGGCGAAGATGCCTTGCGGACGCTTTTGGATGAAAACCACGATGAACAGCAGCACGGCAATCTTGGCCAGCACGGCACCGGTCCAGCCTTCGAGCAGCTTGCTGAGCACGCCCAGGCCCAGAGCCGCATAGACGGTGCCGGCCAGTTGCCCCACGCCGCCCAGTACCACCACCAGAAAGCTGTCCACGATGTAGTTCTGACCCAGGTCCGGGCCCACATTGCCGATCTGACTCAAGGCGCAACCGGCCAGGCCGGCTATGCCCGAGCCCAGAGCAAACGCATAGGTGTCGGTCCGTGCAGTGTTCACGCCTACGCAGGACGCCATGGCCCGGTTTTGCGTGACGCCGCGCACAAACAGGCCCAGTCGCGTTCTGGCAATCAAAAAGGCCACGGCAGCCAGCACGGCAAAGGCAAACACGATGATGGCAATGCGGTTGTAAGGCAGCGTGAGATTGGGCAGCAGCGCAATGCCGCCGCTCATCCAGGCGGGATTTTCCACACCCACGTTCTGCGCGCCAAACAGGCTGCGCACGGTCTGCTGCAACACCAGACTGATACCGAAGGTGGCCAACAGCGTCTCCAGCGGGCGACCATAGAGAAAACGGATCACGCCACGCTCCAGAATCGCCCCCACCAAGGCCGATGCCAGAAAGGCCACGGGAATGGAAACCACCAGATACCAGCCAAAAGCCGCTTCGGGCACCCAGTGCTGGAATGCGACTTGCACCAGATAAGTGGCATAGGCGCCGATCATGATCAGCTCGCCATGCGCCATATTGATGACGCCCATCAGCCCGTAGGTGATGGCCAGGCCCAGCGCGGCCAACAGCAGCACGGAACCCAGACTGATGCCGCTGAAGACAGCGCCCAGCCTGTCGCCCCAGCTCAGCGATTCGGCAATACCCGATAGCGCGGCCTTGATGGCTTTTTGCACCACAGGATCGGTCTCGTCAGAAAGCCGCTGGTTCAACAACAGCTGCGTCTCGGGTGTCTGCTGGTGTGACAACTGCTCCACCGCCCGCAGGCGCTGCTGCGCGTCGTCGCTGCCCAGCAAGCTGGCGGCCTTTGCCCGCTGCAGCAGGGTTTTGACCTGCTCGTCCTTCTCCGCCGCCAGCGCTTTTTCAATCAGCGGCAGACGATCCGCGTCGGGTTCTGCTGCCAGCTTTTCGGCGGCCGATCGGCGTTGCAGCACATCGCCGCTTTGCAGCGCCAGCGCAGCCTGCGCGGTGTCGATCACGCTACGCATGTAGTTGTTGTTGACGACTTCTTGCGCATCGGCCGGCAGCGTGGCGGCGGTGCCGCTGCTGGGGTCGGTGGCGGCCTCGCCGCTCACCACATAGGCCTTGCCACCGGCCAGTTGCACCTGGTCATTGCCAAGTGCCGCAAGATAGGCCGCAAGCCTGCCGCCATCGCTGAGTGCATCGGGGGCCAGCACGGCCTGATTGATGGCGGCCACGCGTTGCTCCGCATCCTCTGCTGCCGCCATGGCATAAGCCTGTTCTGAGGTCAGTGCATGACTGGGAGCGCTGAGCAGCGCAGCCAGGCTGACCAAGCCGGCCATCGCAGCCATCCGCCACGGCTTGTGCAAGTAGTTCATGATGAAATCCGTTCGCT encodes:
- a CDS encoding tripartite tricarboxylate transporter substrate binding protein, producing the protein MNKRLFTASVLATSMLWLAGAPTAAIAQEKFPSKSVRWIVPYAAGGGSDFLARAIGQAWGGQIHQPIVVDNRPGGNTAIGASETARATADGYTILSADNGTLIFNPVLYKSLSYNPGKDLAPVTLMGRFPMILVAGPGEKAKTAKEFIAEGKASKEGINYASAGAGSPHHLAMELLKSETGIKLTHAPYRGAAPALADVAGGQLPVMMVDMAAGAGFIKGGKVRPLAVANATRLPQLPDVPTFAELGLPNVQAAALVGMVAPAKTPATVIAALNKQVVAAINEPAVKQKLIDFGVEPVGNTPEQFQSLINSESTRWQKLIKDLNITLD
- a CDS encoding cytochrome P450/oxidoreductase, which gives rise to MTVSAPARCPIDHSQFTQATAQKGPTGCPISHGAAEFNPFGDAYQQDPPEYVRWAREQEPVFFSPQLGYWVVARFEDIKAIFRDNLTFSPSIALEKITPTGDEANAVLASYGFALNRTLVNEDEPAHMPRRRALMAPFTPEELKHHEPMVRELAREYVDRFINDGRADLVDQMLWEVPLTVAMHFLGVPKDDMDTLRQYSIAHTVNTWGRPKPEEQVAVAHAVGNFWQYAGKVLDKMRADPEAPGWMQYGIRKQREMPEVVTDSYLHSMMMAGIVAAHETTANATANAMKLLLQHPKVWHEICADPSLIANAVEECLRHNGSVAAWRRLVTQDAVIGGQAIPAGSKLLIVTSSANHDEQHFVDADFFDIHRDNASDHLTFGYGSHQCMGKNLARMEMQIFLEEFTRRLPHMRLSEQEFSYVPNTSFRGPEHLWVQWDAAQNPERKDPAVLQAQQAVRIGESSGSVSRSMVVASTEQISQGVLRVRLKAPDGRDLPRWTPGSHIDLQCGDTGISRQYSLCGSPDQPDSFEVAVLREEHSRGGSEWVHTQLQPGMRVQMRGPRNHFKLDESAGHLILVAGGIGITPIASMAARAKALGISYEIHYSGSQRARMALLKSLQELHGDRLHVYVGEEGRRADYPRLLAIAKTGAQIYACGPQRMLQGLEQASSHWPEDSLRVEHFSSALGGLDPAKEHGFEVELRESGITLQVRKDETLLDALRSANIDVECDCREGLCGSCEVPVLAGDIDHRDMVLTRSERAACTKMMSCCSRARTAESKIVLAL
- a CDS encoding urease accessory protein UreD encodes the protein MTWHAQLALNYSSQTLSEGARKTSVHFTHDGPLRVLKSLYPEGSEICHNVLVHPPGGLVGGDVLDIAVQVDTGAHALVTTPGATRFYKSNGKPALQRTRLKLAAGARLEWLPLEAIAYNACDAVNHLEFELAEGAQLLSWDVTALGLPLADQPYVQGQFTQHLEWPGRFLERGVINAQDGLLLDGALGLAGRRCMASLVFASGSPISRPLREMLLESTHALLQTSASSAGQAVVAGVTAPNEHMLVLRGLAPVVEPVMNVWKQVWAHWRAELWGLQGSTPRIWNM
- a CDS encoding tripartite tricarboxylate transporter substrate binding protein, whose amino-acid sequence is MSAQAFAHQAFHPKRPRWLAVMGVACCALLGGIASAQNSSAAAPVWKPSKSPEFIVPSGAGAALDVAARKLTELLAREGLSPSFVVSNKSGAHSISALESLHRHAGDAHTLMTLSSSYGNSLAQNALPAHLQKATPLVTLFREFTTVVVRADSPIRNAQDLVAQLRQDPEKYSIGIATTLGNHIHLGVAQPLQQGGVNIQKLRIVPYKSSAESMTALVGGHLDVVSATTPNLLPYLQAGRVRVLAIAADQRLEGAFAQSPTWKEQGIDYVSDSFQGVMTTPAATAQQQTYWVGALRRVSETREWKDFVALNQWEPIFLGPQETASALHTQVQRNHALLAELGLLPAAAVHIAKAR
- a CDS encoding TauD/TfdA family dioxygenase gives rise to the protein MNMPLPHAPLQRLDEQLQAANTLTPHVRVAPQSAHIGALISGVVLERPLSAAEVHTVRSALLRWKVVFFRDQHLTHEQHLAFSRQFGELTLGHPVFGHVDGHPELYSIAKHRKANRHSGQAEQRPWTGWHADVTAAHSPPAASILRGVTIPPYGGDTQWTNLAAAYNALSASLQAFLQTLRGEHRFSAPQGATASAEYLELVRNNTLVSEHPLITVHPETGEKVLYISPGFLKTVSGLNTRESRVLLEFLWEHAVSSEFTVRFKWEPGSLAFWDNRATAHVAPQDIFALEFDRQLYRSTLVGKIPVGADGRESTAIQGDPVLAAHGAAY
- the urtE gene encoding urea ABC transporter ATP-binding subunit UrtE, with product MLRVQNLHQYYGGSHILRDVNLTAEIGKVTVLLGRNGVGKTTLLKSLMGLVPIKSGSIQWQGADIGRKTPYERARSGIGYVPQGREIFSRLSVQDNLRMGLSYCSARTKVPGELYELFPVLKQMLNRRGGDLSGGQQQQLAIARALAPQPQILILDEPTEGIQPSIIKDIGRVIRMLANRGDMAILLCEQYYDFAEELADHYVVMERGEVIASGPGSEMQQKNVRSLVAI
- the urtD gene encoding urea ABC transporter ATP-binding protein UrtD, translating into MTPDLMQEGAERLADYQARQQAVFATESGGRSASMARPLVAGEVDVTHGRILYLEGVHVSFDGFKAINGLNLDIAPGELRCIIGPNGAGKTTMMDIITGKTRPDSGTVYFGSTIDLLRYSEPEIAAMGIGRKFQKPTVFEQLSVFENLELALKTHKGIAASMLFKLSGAQKDRIAEVLHTIHLAGSVTRQAGLLSHGQKQWLEIGMLLVQEPKLLLLDEPAAGMTDEETVRTAELFLTLKGKHSLMVVEHDMSFIDTISEKVTVLCDGSVLAEGTLAQVQADERVIEVYLGR
- the urtC gene encoding urea ABC transporter permease subunit UrtC, which codes for MAPTLPLPAPEPLLSRKGWTAFLVALIVICAVAPVLNLWVPEGSALHLSDYMVGLLGKFMCYAICALAIDLIWGYTGILSLGHGLFFALGGYVMGMYLMREAAGPDALPAFMGFLDWKTLPWHWALSGSFAATVLLVFLVPGLIGGLFGYFAFRSRIKGVYFSIITQALTYAAMLLFFRNETGFGGNNGFTGFKSLLGFSLTSQRIQVLLFALSGLALLGCFLFSRWLVRSKYGRVLQAVRDAETRTMFCGYNPLPYKLSIWVISAMMCGLAGALYVPQVGIINPSEMSVGNSIEMAVWTAVGGRASLVGPIIGAFAVNGGKSWLTVAAPEYWLYVLGALFIVVTLFMPGGLIRLPQQLRQWREKRRAQAQGSAEIRSPSQTPAQPQAAATEASVPLNQGARA
- the urtB gene encoding urea ABC transporter permease subunit UrtB, producing the protein MNYLHKPWRMAAMAGLVSLAALLSAPSHALTSEQAYAMAAAEDAEQRVAAINQAVLAPDALSDGGRLAAYLAALGNDQVQLAGGKAYVVSGEAATDPSSGTAATLPADAQEVVNNNYMRSVIDTAQAALALQSGDVLQRRSAAEKLAAEPDADRLPLIEKALAAEKDEQVKTLLQRAKAASLLGSDDAQQRLRAVEQLSHQQTPETQLLLNQRLSDETDPVVQKAIKAALSGIAESLSWGDRLGAVFSGISLGSVLLLAALGLAITYGLMGVINMAHGELIMIGAYATYLVQVAFQHWVPEAAFGWYLVVSIPVAFLASALVGAILERGVIRFLYGRPLETLLATFGISLVLQQTVRSLFGAQNVGVENPAWMSGGIALLPNLTLPYNRIAIIVFAFAVLAAVAFLIARTRLGLFVRGVTQNRAMASCVGVNTARTDTYAFALGSGIAGLAGCALSQIGNVGPDLGQNYIVDSFLVVVLGGVGQLAGTVYAALGLGVLSKLLEGWTGAVLAKIAVLLFIVVFIQKRPQGIFALKGRSAEA